A genomic region of Polynucleobacter necessarius contains the following coding sequences:
- the pyrF gene encoding orotidine-5'-phosphate decarboxylase yields the protein MNSHSNTFNQQLQSAWASQGSMLCVGFDPDPKRLPPPLQGKPEGIYEFCREIADATADLVCAFKPQFAYFASQRAEAQLEKLIKHLKDQYPHIPVILDSKRGDIGSTADHYALEAFERYGADAVTVNPYMGFDTIEPYLKRTGKGVIVLCRTSNPGGSDLQFLNIAPNSEPLYLHVAKLAAEQWNSSGQISLVVGATFPEEIAKVRAIVGEMPLLIPGIGAQGGDIDATVKAGTIAGKPGTGMIINSSRAILYASSGNDFAQAAKAVAQSTRDSLRAAASK from the coding sequence ATGAACTCTCACTCAAATACCTTTAACCAGCAACTCCAGTCTGCATGGGCTTCCCAAGGCAGCATGCTGTGCGTTGGTTTTGACCCCGATCCAAAGCGTTTACCCCCACCCCTCCAAGGGAAACCAGAGGGGATCTATGAGTTCTGCCGCGAAATCGCTGATGCCACCGCGGATTTGGTTTGTGCCTTTAAGCCTCAGTTCGCTTACTTTGCCTCCCAAAGGGCAGAGGCCCAGCTTGAAAAGCTCATCAAACATCTCAAAGATCAGTACCCACATATTCCGGTCATATTGGATTCCAAACGCGGAGATATCGGCAGTACAGCCGACCATTACGCCTTAGAGGCCTTTGAGCGCTATGGCGCCGATGCCGTCACCGTGAATCCCTATATGGGATTTGACACGATTGAGCCCTATTTAAAGCGCACTGGTAAAGGTGTCATTGTGCTTTGCCGCACCTCCAACCCGGGCGGGTCTGATTTGCAGTTCCTAAACATTGCCCCAAATAGCGAGCCCCTGTATTTACATGTGGCAAAACTAGCGGCCGAGCAATGGAACAGTTCAGGCCAAATTAGTCTGGTGGTGGGTGCAACCTTCCCCGAGGAAATTGCTAAGGTGCGTGCTATTGTTGGTGAGATGCCCTTATTGATTCCGGGTATCGGCGCTCAAGGCGGTGACATTGATGCGACCGTCAAAGCAGGCACCATCGCCGGAAAACCTGGAACAGGCATGATCATTAACTCTTCAAGAGCGATTTTGTACGCAAGCTCAGGAAATGATTTTGCTCAAGCTGCAAAAGCTGTTGCCCAGAGCACACGAGATTCCTTGCGGGCCGCTGCAAGCAAGTAA
- the mtgA gene encoding monofunctional biosynthetic peptidoglycan transglycosylase — translation MRWLAYLVKCLLCGFVAMQAYFAIQIALWISLDPSSTAFQRAERWRICSWHWSCPVQSKWVPYDKISNNLKRAVLVSEDDIFFQHKGVRFEDMQKAWQRNQQQNQQNTQSGRQPKVALRGGSTITQQLAKNLFLSSEQNYFRKAQELVITGLLELTLSKQRLYEIYLNSVEWGEGIFGIGAATQHYYATTPGSLDREQAAALASALPAPKCFDKQQYCRRGSINYSARQEFIMENMEEVALAPYPKPGSGK, via the coding sequence ATGCGTTGGCTTGCTTATTTAGTCAAATGCCTTCTTTGTGGTTTTGTGGCAATGCAGGCTTATTTTGCAATTCAGATTGCATTGTGGATTTCTTTAGACCCCAGTAGTACAGCGTTTCAGAGGGCTGAACGTTGGCGTATATGTAGCTGGCATTGGTCTTGTCCAGTGCAATCGAAATGGGTGCCCTACGACAAGATTTCTAATAATCTCAAGCGCGCTGTCTTAGTTAGTGAGGACGATATCTTTTTTCAGCATAAGGGCGTGCGGTTTGAGGATATGCAAAAGGCCTGGCAGAGGAATCAACAGCAGAATCAGCAAAACACTCAATCGGGTAGGCAGCCCAAAGTGGCATTGCGAGGGGGTTCAACCATCACACAGCAATTGGCAAAAAATTTATTTTTATCGTCTGAGCAAAATTATTTTCGCAAGGCCCAGGAGTTGGTTATCACTGGTCTTCTGGAGTTGACTCTCTCTAAACAGCGACTATATGAAATTTATCTCAACTCGGTAGAGTGGGGCGAAGGTATTTTTGGTATTGGTGCCGCCACTCAACACTATTACGCCACTACACCGGGCTCGTTGGATCGCGAACAAGCCGCAGCACTAGCTTCTGCCTTGCCGGCCCCGAAGTGTTTTGATAAGCAGCAGTATTGCCGCCGAGGGAGTATTAATTATTCCGCTCGCCAAGAATTTATTATGGAGAATATGGAAGAAGTCGCATTAGCGCCTTATCCCAAGCCCGGCTCAGGCAAGTAA
- a CDS encoding barstar family protein: MNNRSENTNTASFEEHSRAESWDSNDRLETESSAANVYAQGGLSRLQTYAANQVSGKKVTASWRAALAVRDAGPPAMLRSVRSNIVQSIRAFRTPDLQEAATELGQHFVYANCANAMTKGEVLESIAIAYSFTKQQAKNFDPLLDALTTTVDKSGPQPGFVVVLEGLPCTQKFDKEARETLLDVFRDAVDFWAERRTPYRVFYSFA, from the coding sequence ATGAATAATCGCTCTGAAAACACCAATACAGCCAGCTTCGAAGAACATAGCCGCGCTGAAAGTTGGGACAGCAATGATCGACTTGAAACCGAATCGTCAGCTGCCAATGTTTATGCCCAGGGCGGTTTATCTCGTTTACAAACCTATGCAGCAAATCAAGTTTCGGGGAAGAAAGTGACAGCTTCTTGGCGTGCCGCTTTGGCCGTTCGTGATGCCGGACCGCCGGCGATGTTGCGCAGTGTGCGCTCTAATATTGTGCAATCCATTCGCGCTTTCCGTACTCCAGATTTGCAGGAAGCGGCTACTGAGCTTGGCCAACATTTCGTTTACGCAAATTGCGCAAATGCAATGACTAAGGGTGAAGTTTTGGAGTCCATTGCGATTGCCTACTCATTTACTAAGCAGCAAGCTAAAAACTTTGATCCTTTGTTAGATGCTTTGACAACGACGGTTGATAAGTCTGGCCCACAACCTGGATTTGTAGTGGTCCTCGAAGGCTTGCCTTGCACTCAAAAATTTGACAAAGAAGCGCGTGAGACATTGTTAGATGTGTTCCGTGATGCAGTTGATTTTTGGGCTGAGCGCCGCACACCGTATCGCGTCTTCTACTCTTTCGCTTAA
- a CDS encoding CinA family protein translates to MNSTDSTKTLASMLLAKSWKIALAESCTGGLVAATLTDLAGSSKWFERGFVTYSNDAKTECLGVPSELIDTFGAVSEQVAKAMAEGALQASGANVAISITGIAGPSGGSAEKPVGTVCFGWAIQSSSTENRVISKTMHFDGDRTAIREQAKDYALAEFIALLRN, encoded by the coding sequence ATGAACTCTACCGATTCCACCAAAACTTTAGCCAGCATGTTGCTGGCTAAGAGCTGGAAAATTGCACTTGCTGAATCCTGTACGGGTGGATTGGTAGCTGCAACACTAACCGATTTAGCAGGCTCTAGTAAATGGTTTGAGCGTGGCTTCGTTACCTACAGCAATGACGCTAAGACCGAGTGCTTAGGCGTTCCATCCGAACTGATTGACACCTTTGGAGCTGTAAGCGAGCAAGTGGCAAAGGCCATGGCAGAAGGTGCTTTGCAAGCCTCAGGGGCTAATGTGGCTATTTCGATTACCGGTATTGCCGGTCCATCTGGTGGATCAGCAGAAAAACCCGTTGGTACAGTTTGTTTTGGATGGGCTATTCAAAGTAGCTCTACTGAAAATCGCGTGATCAGCAAAACAATGCATTTTGATGGCGATCGCACGGCCATTCGAGAACAAGCGAAAGATTACGCGCTTGCAGAATTCATCGCGCTTCTCAGAAACTAA
- the fabG gene encoding 3-oxoacyl-ACP reductase FabG produces the protein MGDRLKDKVAIITGAAKGIGFATAQRFAQEGAKVIIADMNLEAVNAAAAQIPHSEACVMNVTDRASIQAAVDRVMQQHGRIDILINNAGITQDARLIKMTEAQFDTVIDVNLKGVFNCTQLIVPHMLEAGVGAIVNASSVVGLYGNFGQTNYSATKFGVIGFTKTWARELGPKGIRVNAVCPGFIATEMVKAMPENVLNDIEKRSWLGRLGTPEEMANVYLFLASDEASYVNDGVALEASGGISL, from the coding sequence ATGGGCGATAGATTAAAAGACAAAGTGGCAATCATTACGGGCGCTGCAAAAGGCATAGGTTTTGCAACTGCTCAGCGCTTTGCGCAAGAGGGTGCGAAAGTAATCATTGCTGATATGAATCTTGAAGCTGTTAACGCAGCTGCAGCCCAGATTCCTCATTCTGAAGCCTGTGTAATGAATGTAACCGATCGGGCCAGTATTCAGGCGGCGGTAGATCGAGTAATGCAGCAGCATGGACGAATTGATATTTTGATTAATAACGCTGGCATCACTCAGGATGCGCGTTTAATCAAAATGACTGAAGCGCAATTTGATACGGTGATTGATGTCAATTTAAAAGGTGTATTCAATTGCACACAATTGATCGTGCCGCATATGCTCGAAGCGGGCGTTGGCGCCATTGTGAATGCTTCAAGTGTCGTAGGTTTATATGGAAACTTTGGCCAAACCAATTATTCGGCCACTAAATTTGGCGTCATTGGTTTTACGAAAACATGGGCGCGTGAGCTAGGTCCGAAAGGTATTCGTGTGAATGCGGTATGCCCAGGCTTTATTGCTACCGAGATGGTGAAAGCCATGCCGGAAAATGTTTTGAACGATATAGAAAAGCGTAGCTGGCTAGGGCGCTTAGGAACGCCAGAAGAGATGGCAAATGTATATTTATTTCTGGCAAGCGATGAGGCAAGTTACGTCAATGATGGCGTTGCTTTAGAGGCTAGCGGCGGGATCTCCCTCTAA
- the corA gene encoding magnesium/cobalt transporter CorA, which produces MINLFVLQNGRLSQEQVEDRNELLQYANPVWIDVVDPEEEELIWIKEAFGVLLPELDDLGDLEASARYFEADDGHLHIRTDFLLDEEETSRNVRVAFVLTKQVLFSIHDEDLPVFRLVRLRARLRPGSVSNAKDVLLDLYSTDAEYSADALEEVYENLEQAGKRVLQDDINDADAEQVLETIAKEEDTNGRIRRNVMDTRRALSFLMRSKLLSDEQQEEARQILRDIDSLENHTAFLFDKINFLMDATVGFINLNQSKIIKIFSVVSVALMPPTLLASVWGMNYKHMPELDATWGYPMAIGAMIVSAIIPLFYFYHKGWMK; this is translated from the coding sequence ATGATCAACTTGTTCGTCCTGCAAAATGGCCGCCTCTCTCAAGAGCAAGTCGAAGATCGCAATGAATTGTTGCAATATGCCAATCCTGTCTGGATCGACGTAGTTGATCCAGAGGAAGAAGAGCTCATTTGGATTAAAGAGGCTTTTGGGGTGCTTTTGCCTGAGTTGGATGACTTGGGTGACTTAGAGGCATCAGCCCGTTACTTTGAAGCGGATGATGGCCACCTCCACATTCGTACCGATTTCTTGTTGGATGAAGAAGAAACCTCTCGCAACGTGCGGGTAGCGTTTGTTCTCACCAAGCAAGTTTTGTTTTCCATTCATGATGAAGATCTGCCAGTGTTCCGCTTGGTACGTTTGCGTGCGCGTCTGCGCCCTGGCTCAGTTAGCAATGCAAAAGATGTTTTGCTCGACTTGTATTCAACTGATGCCGAGTACTCTGCAGATGCCTTGGAGGAAGTCTACGAGAATCTTGAGCAAGCTGGCAAGCGTGTTCTACAAGACGACATTAATGATGCGGATGCAGAACAAGTTCTCGAAACCATCGCAAAAGAAGAAGATACCAACGGACGTATTCGTCGCAATGTCATGGATACCCGCAGAGCCTTATCTTTCCTGATGCGCAGCAAGTTACTGTCCGATGAGCAGCAAGAGGAAGCGCGTCAGATTTTGCGCGACATCGACTCTTTAGAAAACCATACTGCATTCTTATTCGACAAGATTAACTTCTTGATGGATGCTACCGTCGGTTTTATTAATTTGAACCAATCCAAGATTATTAAGATCTTCTCGGTGGTATCTGTTGCCTTAATGCCGCCTACATTGCTCGCAAGTGTTTGGGGTATGAACTACAAACATATGCCAGAGCTAGATGCGACTTGGGGCTACCCAATGGCTATTGGCGCGATGATTGTTTCAGCGATTATTCCTTTGTTTTATTTCTATCACAAAGGTTGGATGAAGTAA
- a CDS encoding ribonuclease catalytic domain-containing protein produces MAACTESGESPAQLMIRCGAIDSPLAYHQGMFLKAHFPNGAQHSQGVAIDQAAYDAAVAELPLAQVQAFSIDDSGTTEIDDALSVTELAEGRHRIGVHIAAPGLAVAKDDPLDQLARSRMSTVYFPGDKITMLPDSVIEQFSLDEGVPRPALSIYVDINADGLVDRSTLQMRAELVPMAANLRLEDLEHLVSEESLADAGASYPYRQELSILWKAAKYLHAGRQEKRVANGLRAEQLGLIDPNALARDFHFQIKDVDGIQRVEIIPRQRGSILDTIVAEWMIFCNSASGQLLADHGLPGLFRTQKGWGPLRTRMQTTPGPHEGLGLDYYAWCTSPLRRYSDLVNQWQLIALAKHGVTAKMVAPFPPRDATLMGIAADFESCYQAYGEYQNRLEKYWCLRWVAQDGESKTVHVRHLKEGMSRVELVPLHLPVPELANHPRMTRAEVVIADVDLLQLTAAVRVLEIEAKQEESAAQEVQEAKENAEADDEGLNNPEEDAGAA; encoded by the coding sequence ATGGCTGCATGCACCGAGAGCGGGGAATCTCCCGCTCAATTGATGATCCGTTGCGGAGCTATTGATTCACCTTTGGCCTACCACCAAGGTATGTTTTTGAAAGCACACTTTCCAAATGGCGCTCAACATAGTCAGGGTGTTGCGATTGATCAGGCGGCCTATGACGCAGCAGTGGCTGAACTTCCGCTGGCGCAAGTACAAGCTTTTTCTATTGATGACTCTGGAACAACCGAAATCGATGACGCTTTGTCGGTTACCGAATTAGCGGAAGGTAGACATCGTATCGGTGTCCATATTGCCGCTCCCGGTTTGGCGGTTGCAAAAGACGACCCCTTGGATCAGCTTGCTCGTAGCCGTATGTCTACCGTGTATTTCCCGGGCGACAAAATTACGATGTTGCCAGATTCGGTGATTGAGCAGTTTTCATTGGATGAGGGCGTGCCTCGTCCTGCCTTATCCATCTATGTCGATATAAATGCTGATGGGTTGGTGGATAGAAGCACTCTGCAAATGCGTGCGGAGCTGGTACCGATGGCGGCGAATTTACGCTTGGAAGACCTCGAACATCTTGTGAGTGAAGAAAGTTTGGCTGATGCAGGCGCTAGCTATCCTTATCGTCAAGAGCTATCGATCTTGTGGAAGGCGGCAAAATACTTGCACGCAGGTCGACAAGAAAAGCGGGTGGCTAATGGGCTGCGCGCTGAGCAGTTGGGTCTGATTGACCCCAATGCTTTGGCGAGAGATTTTCACTTTCAAATAAAAGATGTTGATGGCATACAGCGTGTAGAGATTATTCCTCGTCAACGTGGATCTATTTTGGATACGATTGTTGCGGAGTGGATGATTTTCTGTAATAGCGCTTCGGGACAACTCTTGGCTGACCATGGTCTACCAGGATTATTTAGAACTCAGAAGGGCTGGGGCCCATTGCGTACCCGTATGCAAACTACCCCAGGACCACATGAAGGATTAGGGTTAGATTATTACGCTTGGTGCACATCTCCTTTGCGCCGATATTCTGATTTAGTAAATCAATGGCAGTTGATTGCATTAGCGAAACATGGTGTGACGGCCAAAATGGTAGCTCCCTTCCCACCGCGCGATGCAACCCTAATGGGCATTGCGGCGGATTTTGAGTCTTGCTATCAGGCTTATGGTGAATACCAAAATAGGTTAGAAAAGTACTGGTGCTTGCGTTGGGTAGCGCAAGATGGTGAATCAAAAACTGTTCACGTGCGCCACTTAAAAGAGGGTATGTCTAGAGTTGAATTGGTTCCGCTGCATTTGCCAGTTCCTGAGCTAGCAAATCATCCGCGCATGACGCGTGCAGAAGTGGTGATTGCCGATGTGGATTTATTGCAATTGACTGCTGCAGTGAGGGTTCTCGAAATCGAGGCCAAGCAAGAGGAATCAGCGGCACAAGAAGTACAAGAAGCAAAAGAAAATGCAGAAGCAGATGATGAAGGCCTTAACAATCCTGAAGAAGATGCTGGCGCTGCTTAA
- a CDS encoding 16S rRNA (uracil(1498)-N(3))-methyltransferase: MPQFYLPGPWESQKPTTLTPEVAHHLRVRRIQTGEFLPVFDGKGQIAKGELLSLSGKTGQVQLTEIRIDTHRETPYAITLAQGLAGGDKMDWIVEKAVETGVQVIAPMQCERSILRLTRTSDQERAQKRLAHWEGIIQAACEQCDRTVFASLEPIQTFEAYLKATQKPKLTLLLSPDATKSMYSVLIENTPQDIVLMIGPEGGHSPEEEAQAEAAGYQLVSLGERVLRTETAGVVAITAVHSVWNPEIQNRLK; encoded by the coding sequence ATGCCTCAATTTTATCTTCCCGGGCCATGGGAATCCCAAAAGCCAACCACCCTCACCCCTGAGGTTGCCCACCATTTGCGCGTTCGCCGTATTCAAACAGGGGAATTCCTCCCTGTTTTTGATGGGAAAGGCCAAATAGCTAAGGGAGAGCTCCTTTCCTTGAGTGGAAAAACAGGGCAAGTTCAGCTCACTGAGATCCGCATAGATACCCATCGCGAGACCCCTTACGCCATTACCCTGGCTCAAGGCTTGGCTGGCGGCGACAAAATGGACTGGATTGTTGAAAAAGCTGTCGAAACTGGGGTCCAGGTGATTGCTCCCATGCAATGTGAGCGCTCTATTCTTAGGCTTACCCGCACTAGCGACCAGGAGCGCGCCCAAAAGCGCCTGGCGCACTGGGAAGGAATTATTCAGGCGGCGTGCGAACAATGCGACCGCACTGTATTTGCCAGCCTAGAACCGATTCAAACATTTGAGGCGTATTTAAAGGCAACTCAAAAACCCAAGCTCACGCTATTACTAAGTCCTGATGCCACCAAAAGCATGTATTCAGTGCTAATTGAAAATACACCTCAAGATATCGTCTTAATGATCGGGCCTGAGGGTGGTCATTCCCCAGAAGAAGAGGCTCAGGCAGAGGCTGCTGGCTATCAATTAGTTTCCTTGGGTGAGCGGGTACTCAGAACTGAAACAGCTGGTGTAGTGGCTATTACAGCCGTTCACAGCGTATGGAACCCTGAAATACAAAATCGCCTCAAATAG
- the aroE gene encoding shikimate dehydrogenase: MTAPHSTDLHTDPGLFSDLDVYAVAGNPISHSKSPVIHQRFAEQVGQRMHYGRLQPEINSFATAAKTFFDAGGKGMNVTVPFKLDAQALADVLTARARLAGAVNTLWIQDGKIYGDNTDGAGLVRDLLAQGIELHSARILLLGAGGAARGVIGPLLEQSPKCLVIANRSNAKADELVKLFADIAAKHEVALESRALADLESPTITQYPFDLVINATAAGLSDESPLSAKAVVNIFVPSSFAYDMVYGKTTAFMQQALQRAARVSDGLGMLVEQAADAFLLWRGSDLASAIDPRAVLAKLRS, encoded by the coding sequence ATGACTGCACCTCATTCCACCGACTTACACACTGACCCAGGACTATTTTCTGATTTGGATGTGTATGCAGTCGCTGGCAACCCAATCTCTCACAGTAAGTCTCCTGTAATTCATCAGCGTTTTGCGGAGCAGGTGGGGCAGCGGATGCACTATGGACGTTTGCAGCCTGAAATCAATTCTTTTGCGACAGCAGCTAAGACATTTTTTGATGCGGGTGGCAAAGGCATGAATGTCACTGTGCCGTTTAAGTTGGATGCGCAAGCGCTTGCAGATGTATTAACTGCTCGCGCGAGACTGGCGGGCGCGGTAAATACTCTATGGATTCAAGATGGCAAGATCTATGGAGACAACACCGATGGCGCTGGCTTAGTGCGTGATCTATTGGCTCAAGGCATTGAACTCCATAGCGCTCGCATACTCTTGTTGGGCGCTGGTGGCGCTGCACGTGGCGTCATTGGGCCTCTCTTGGAGCAATCGCCAAAATGTTTGGTGATTGCCAATCGTTCAAATGCAAAAGCTGATGAGTTGGTAAAGTTGTTTGCCGACATTGCGGCTAAGCATGAGGTTGCGCTGGAGTCTCGCGCATTAGCAGATTTAGAAAGCCCTACCATCACTCAGTATCCATTTGATCTTGTGATTAATGCTACCGCTGCCGGTCTTTCAGACGAGTCGCCTCTCAGTGCTAAAGCGGTAGTTAATATTTTTGTACCAAGCTCGTTTGCTTATGACATGGTTTATGGCAAAACAACGGCATTTATGCAGCAAGCTTTACAGCGAGCTGCGCGTGTTAGCGATGGCTTGGGCATGTTGGTAGAACAAGCTGCCGATGCTTTCTTGCTATGGCGTGGATCCGATCTTGCTTCCGCTATTGACCCGCGCGCCGTCTTAGCCAAGCTGCGTAGCTAA
- the thiL gene encoding thiamine-phosphate kinase, which produces MHSESKPPLGEFDLIQRFFKTGADAMGSNHAQTIALGIGDDCALIKPAAGEEIAITSDMLVAGRHFFADTDPEQIARKALSVNLSDLAAMGATPLGFTLSIALPKIDSAWLEAFSRGLFQVAQQYSCALIGGDTTAGPLTISITAFGSIPTGKAIRRSGARPGDDIWVSSTVGDARLTLAALRHEIDLPTDDLKQVESRMHQPSPRIELGTKLRGLASAALDVSDGLLGDLKHILGQSQVDAEIYLKDLPKSATLQKQSIHIQNQFAACGGDDYEICFTAATEQRDAILQLSKTINLPLTLIGKILPKENAEAKIHVIGNDGKLLNLEETASLLKSFDQLCAMTNIETAPVKPGFKWVFQTASRTIAFGFGSGLSPVAPGTAGTLWAWAAFLVGEYFLSTEDFLWIIGGGILLGCWVCGQVSEELGKKDFGGIVWDEIVAFWLVLIFIMPTNIWMQVIAFGLFRFFDAVKPGPIGMIDRHFKDLEDNNHTSNLPQIVWRGFGIVIDDLAAALFTLLIIALIQAFIQ; this is translated from the coding sequence ATGCATTCTGAATCCAAGCCGCCTTTAGGTGAATTTGACCTGATCCAACGTTTTTTTAAAACGGGTGCTGATGCTATGGGCTCAAATCATGCTCAAACAATTGCACTAGGCATTGGAGATGATTGCGCCCTAATCAAACCGGCAGCAGGTGAAGAAATTGCTATTACCAGCGATATGCTGGTTGCAGGCAGGCACTTTTTTGCAGATACCGATCCAGAGCAAATAGCCCGCAAAGCCTTATCAGTCAACCTTTCAGACCTAGCAGCTATGGGCGCAACCCCTTTGGGATTCACGCTCTCAATTGCATTACCAAAAATTGACTCTGCCTGGCTTGAGGCTTTTTCTAGAGGTCTTTTTCAGGTCGCGCAACAGTATTCCTGCGCTTTAATTGGGGGTGACACCACTGCGGGACCACTCACCATTTCCATCACTGCATTTGGCAGCATCCCCACCGGAAAAGCCATTCGTCGATCAGGGGCAAGACCCGGCGATGATATTTGGGTATCAAGCACAGTCGGTGATGCCAGACTCACTCTTGCTGCACTGCGTCATGAAATCGATTTACCGACTGACGACTTAAAACAAGTCGAGTCTCGCATGCATCAACCAAGCCCCCGCATCGAACTGGGAACAAAATTAAGGGGGCTAGCTAGCGCAGCACTGGACGTATCAGATGGCTTGCTGGGCGACCTCAAGCACATCCTTGGTCAATCTCAAGTGGACGCTGAGATCTACTTGAAAGACTTACCAAAGTCTGCGACTTTGCAAAAGCAAAGCATCCATATTCAAAATCAATTTGCGGCATGTGGCGGCGATGATTACGAAATTTGCTTTACAGCAGCAACAGAACAACGTGATGCCATTCTTCAACTCAGCAAAACAATAAATCTTCCACTTACCCTAATTGGGAAAATTCTCCCCAAAGAAAATGCCGAGGCAAAAATTCATGTCATTGGTAACGATGGAAAATTATTAAACCTCGAAGAGACTGCATCACTTCTAAAATCCTTTGATCAACTTTGCGCTATGACCAATATAGAAACAGCTCCAGTGAAGCCTGGTTTTAAATGGGTCTTCCAAACCGCAAGCCGAACGATTGCCTTTGGCTTTGGGAGCGGCTTAAGCCCCGTTGCGCCTGGAACTGCCGGTACTCTGTGGGCGTGGGCCGCCTTTCTGGTGGGCGAATATTTTCTATCTACCGAAGACTTTCTTTGGATTATTGGCGGCGGGATTTTGCTTGGCTGCTGGGTTTGCGGTCAGGTTAGCGAAGAGCTGGGTAAAAAAGATTTTGGTGGAATTGTTTGGGATGAGATTGTTGCTTTTTGGTTGGTGCTGATATTTATCATGCCAACCAATATTTGGATGCAAGTAATTGCATTTGGATTATTCCGATTCTTTGATGCTGTAAAGCCAGGCCCAATTGGAATGATTGATCGGCACTTTAAAGATTTAGAAGACAACAATCACACATCCAACTTACCTCAAATTGTTTGGCGTGGATTTGGCATTGTGATTGATGATTTAGCAGCAGCCCTTTTTACGCTCTTGATCATTGCATTGATACAAGCCTTTATTCAGTAA